Proteins encoded by one window of Myripristis murdjan chromosome 1, fMyrMur1.1, whole genome shotgun sequence:
- the dzank1 gene encoding double zinc ribbon and ankyrin repeat-containing protein 1 yields the protein MPAGCIMTPHIVPLRLPRPGRARQHIDTGTPVEMKSDSPEVQIYYSLDGSQPAASAGSRKYSRALLLPPGRVCVRAVAVSSDGRQSAVVTKVFSVESVDSNEPKSMKETGAKGQQEDQQDDQQQLCDVTSCSAEISAGSSQQLPEPRMMGNAPNCSLTGPRFLNSRLGPPKMYQAPQPPRNPSSDQYCQTEGVGARDGLLESLSSTQRNRIHRQTDFLRCARCLSPRPPDPFARFCPQCGAALPAVPAQRLPPAEGGQVLQCVHCDALVPVNCAVCVLCEAAVAPQLQPQASATLQDHVVCVSCGSGNPAGVPCCVLCERPLPATAGCVGHSAPSVRSADHRLLCCSNCKRFNQTDARYCDWCGCKRGSAVSSVCVRCGASGQPHALYCSSCGNFLQAPPPPAVGATPLPRTATPSSDVTRQVAPSRGPSPHKASAPPTANQQTQTVGLFYPSSTELQRRQSGQQRAPESSKREARPPTAVSPGRGYWRQQLDHVCAHLRSFTQNNAAFRALLGEPRLGRVVSAVLQEDQQEVSLTVSFMSAGQDTHRTERTHTPTQVSGAGGLSSVTEGSADRLTGSGRSGHRKPSKLNLTANTAPKPPLRDAQLLQELGPEGQGQICAVQKLLDQGADPSCRDSSGRPALVVAVVNGHHDVLPVLVQRGADINQQSGAMKNTALHEAAALGRGGLQSVRLLLSCGASLHRRNGGGQTAFDMAVSSGCTEAVSLLTAHSGQDLLSKLVPPRANMAVC from the exons ATGCCAGCTGGATGCATCATGACGCCTCACATCGTGCCTCTGCGCCTGCCCCGCCCGGGCCGGGCCAGGCAGCACATCGACACCGGGACACCTGTGGAGATGAAGTCAG ACTCTCCCGAGGTGCAGATCTACTACAGTCTGGATGGGTCTCAGCCTGCAGcctcagcaggaagcaggaagtacAGCCGagcgctgctgctgccgccgggTCGAGTCTGTGTGAGAGCCGTGGCCGTCAGCAG tgACGGCAGACAAAGCGCTGTTGTAACAAAGGTTTTCTCAGTGGAGTCTGTGGATTCAAATGAGCCAAAGTCCATGAAGGAGACCGGAGCAAAGGGTCAGCAGGAGGACCAGCAGGACGACCAGCAG CAGctgtgtgatgtcacttcctgctctgCTGAAATCTCCGCTGGTTCTTCACAACAGCTTCCAG AGCCGAGGATGATGGGAAATGCCCCAAACTGCTCCCTGACTGGTCCTCGCTTCCTGAACAGTCGACTGGGCCCCCCAAAAATGTACCAAGCCCCTCAACCTCCCCGAAACCCATCGTCTGATCAGTATTGCCAGACCGAG GGTGTCGGAGCACGGGACGGTCTGCTGGAGAGCCTGAGCAGCACCCAGAGGAACCGAATCCACCGCCAGACCGACTTCCTGCG gtgtgCCAGGTGTCTGAGTCCTCGTCCTCCAGACCCGTTTGCTCGGTTCTGTCCTCAGTGTGGCGCTGCGCTGCCTGCAGTCCCAGCACAGAGGCTGCCCCCTGCTGAGGGGGGACAG GTGCTGCAGTGTGTTCACTGTGACGCTCTGGTTCCAGTcaactgtgcagtgtgtgtgctgtgtgaagCCGCTGTCGCCCCCCAGCTGCAGCCTCAGGCCTCTGCAACCCTGCAG gaccatgtagtgtgtgtgtcctgtggcaGTGGAAACCCAGCCGGTGTGccatgctgtgtgctgtgtgagcGCCCCCTGCCTGCCACG gcaggCTGTGTGGGTCACAGCGCCCCCTCTGTCCGCTCAGCAGATCAcaggctgctctgctgctccaaCTGCAAACGCTTCAACCAGACCGACGCCAGGTACTGCGACTGGTGCGGCTGCAAG cgtggTTCTgcagtcagcagtgtgtgtgtgcggtgtggaGCCAGCGGTCAGCCTCACGCTCTCTActgctcctcctgtggaaaCTTCCTGCAGGCTCCGCCCCCGCCTGCAGTGGGCGCCACGCCACTCCCCCGCACG GCCACGCCTTCCAGTGATGTCACCAGGCAGGTCGCCCCCTCGCGTGGCCCCTCCCCCCACAAGGCATCAGCCCCGCCCACAGCGAACCAGCAGACACAGACTGTGGGTCTGTTCTACCCGTCCAGCACTGAgctgcagaggaggcagagcggGCAGCAGAGGGCGCCAGAGAGCAGCAAGAGAGAGGCCAGGCCGCCGACTGCTGTCAGCCCTGGGAGAG gttactggaggcagcagctggatcatgtgtgtgctcacctgAGGAGCTTCACCCAAAACAACGCTGCCTTCAGGGCCCTGCTGGGAGAGCCACGCCTGGGACgg GTGGTGTCAGCTGTGCTTCAGGAGGACCAGCAGGAAGTCAGTCTGACTGTCAGCTTCATGTCTGcaggacaggacacacacaggacagagagaacacacacaccaacacag GTGAGTGGGGCGGGAGGCCTCAGCAGCGTGACGGAGGGATCAGCTGATCGGCTGACAG GAAGTGGGCGGTCCGGTCACAGGAAACCCTCCAAACTGAACCTGACAGCGAACACAGCGCCCAAACCTCCT CTCAGAGAtgctcagctgctgcaggagctcGGGCCGGAGGGGCAGGGTCAGATCTGCGCCGTGCAGAAACTGCTGGACCAG GGGGCCGACCCGTCATGTCGGGACAGCAGTGGCCGGCCGGCCCTGGTGGTCGCTGTGGTGAACGGGCACCATGATGTGCTTCCTGTCCTGGTGCAGCGCGGCGCCGACATCAACCAGCAGTCTGGAGC gatgaAGAACACAGCTCTGCATGAGGCTGCAGCTCTGGGTAGAGGAGGCCTGCAGAGTGTCCGCCTGCTGCTCAG